From Heliomicrobium modesticaldum Ice1, a single genomic window includes:
- a CDS encoding YlmC/YmxH family sporulation protein: MRLSELVGKEIVNLTTGERLGAVGDSDLIIDESSGEIDAIILPSRGNFGSFWSDREPLIIPWDAIVKVGAEVVIVELDDTYRRTSRRFSF; the protein is encoded by the coding sequence ATGCGTCTCAGTGAGTTGGTAGGCAAGGAGATCGTCAATCTGACAACAGGTGAACGTCTCGGCGCTGTCGGCGATTCAGATCTGATCATCGATGAGTCGAGCGGCGAAATCGACGCTATCATTCTGCCGTCGCGAGGCAACTTTGGCAGTTTTTGGTCTGACCGTGAACCGCTGATCATCCCCTGGGACGCAATCGTCAAGGTGGGCGCTGAGGTGGTCATCGTGGAACTGGACGATACCTATCGGCGAACGTCCCGACGTTTTTCCTTTTAA
- the dapA gene encoding 4-hydroxy-tetrahydrodipicolinate synthase — MEFGRLITAMVTPFNDRLEVDYVRAAELANHLVNTGSDGIVVAGTTGESPTLTKDEKIRLFSTVVDAVGDRASVIAGTGSYDTEATIELSRKAKEAGVDGLLLVGPYYNKPPQEGYYQHFAAVAKAVPLPIMLYNIPGRTGSNIIPATVARLMAFDNIVAIKEAAGSMDQVSEVVRLARPDFKVYSGDDSLTLPILSVGGHGIVSVASHLVGKEIQKMIAACINGNISEAARIHRELYPLFKGLFITSNPICVKAALNLLGRPVGGVRLPLVEANDQEVAAMRQLIESYGLDASCQETVA; from the coding sequence ATGGAATTTGGCAGACTGATTACAGCCATGGTGACACCATTCAATGACCGCCTGGAGGTCGACTACGTTCGGGCGGCGGAGTTGGCCAATCATCTGGTGAATACGGGGTCGGACGGTATCGTGGTAGCCGGCACGACTGGCGAGTCGCCGACCTTGACGAAGGACGAGAAGATCCGCCTCTTTTCCACCGTTGTCGACGCCGTAGGCGATCGCGCCAGCGTCATCGCCGGCACCGGCTCCTACGATACGGAGGCGACCATCGAACTGAGCCGCAAGGCCAAGGAAGCCGGCGTCGACGGTCTGCTGCTCGTTGGCCCTTACTACAACAAGCCGCCTCAAGAAGGCTACTACCAGCATTTTGCCGCTGTCGCCAAGGCGGTGCCTTTGCCGATCATGCTTTACAACATCCCCGGCCGGACCGGTTCGAACATCATCCCGGCCACAGTGGCGCGGCTGATGGCCTTTGACAACATCGTCGCCATCAAGGAAGCAGCCGGCAGCATGGATCAGGTGTCCGAGGTGGTCCGCCTGGCTCGGCCTGACTTCAAGGTCTATTCCGGCGATGATTCGCTGACCCTGCCCATCCTCTCTGTCGGCGGTCACGGCATTGTCAGCGTCGCCAGTCACCTCGTGGGCAAAGAGATCCAAAAGATGATCGCCGCCTGCATCAACGGTAACATCTCGGAAGCCGCCCGGATCCACCGGGAACTCTATCCGCTCTTCAAGGGCCTGTTCATCACCTCCAACCCGATCTGTGTCAAGGCGGCCCTCAACCTGCTCGGTCGTCCTGTCGGCGGTGTACGACTGCCGCTGGTGGAGGCCAATGACCAGGAAGTGGCGGCCATGCGGCAACTGATTGAATCCTATGGACTGGACGCCTCCTGCCAAGAGACTGTGGCGTAA
- the dapB gene encoding 4-hydroxy-tetrahydrodipicolinate reductase, which yields MSERIRVLVSGARGKVGREVIKAVLGDNTLELVAAVDHNGVGEDAAVLAGLPACGVLIQGDLAAAITETQPQVMVDFTSPASVMENVRIALMAGVAPVVGTTGLSARDMEEIAEWAAAKEVGCLIAPNFAIGALLMMRFAREAARFFPNVEIIEYHHDQKLDAPSGTAIKTAELIREERRAIRQGHPEEEEKITGSRGGEFDGMRIHSVRLPGLVAHQEVIFGALGQTLSIRHDSISRESFMPGVLEAIHRIGAYKGLIYGLDKIIF from the coding sequence ATGTCAGAGAGGATCAGAGTCCTGGTCAGCGGCGCCAGGGGGAAAGTGGGCCGAGAGGTAATCAAAGCGGTCCTGGGAGACAACACTTTGGAGCTGGTCGCCGCTGTCGATCACAACGGTGTCGGAGAGGATGCCGCCGTCTTAGCCGGTCTGCCAGCCTGCGGGGTCTTGATACAAGGCGACCTGGCTGCGGCGATTACGGAGACACAACCACAGGTGATGGTGGACTTCACCAGTCCGGCTTCGGTCATGGAAAACGTCCGCATTGCCCTGATGGCTGGCGTGGCGCCTGTCGTCGGGACGACAGGCCTTTCGGCAAGAGACATGGAGGAGATCGCCGAGTGGGCCGCCGCCAAAGAGGTAGGATGCCTGATCGCGCCCAATTTCGCTATCGGCGCTTTGCTGATGATGCGCTTCGCCCGCGAGGCGGCCCGCTTTTTCCCCAATGTGGAGATCATCGAATACCACCACGATCAGAAGTTGGATGCGCCGTCCGGAACGGCCATTAAAACGGCAGAGTTGATTCGGGAAGAACGGCGGGCGATCCGGCAAGGGCATCCGGAGGAGGAAGAAAAAATCACCGGTTCCCGTGGCGGCGAATTCGATGGGATGCGGATCCACAGCGTCCGCCTGCCGGGTCTGGTGGCCCACCAGGAGGTCATTTTTGGCGCCCTGGGTCAGACCTTGTCGATCCGCCACGATTCGATCAGCCGTGAATCTTTCATGCCCGGCGTTTTAGAGGCTATCCACCGGATCGGCGCCTATAAAGGGCTCATTTACGGGTTAGATAAAATTATCTTTTAG
- a CDS encoding M16 family metallopeptidase, producing MVHKTVLPNGVRVVMEPISHVRSVALGIWVATGSRDEEPALTGVSHFIEHMLFKGTDKRTAKDLAEVLEAVGGQLNAFTSKEYTCYHAKVLDDHFDLALDVLADMFFHSRFEWEDIERERRVILEEIKMYEDSPDELVHDLLADAMWPFSPLGRSILGTVESIQAMQREGLLSHFQSEYSADRTVIAIAGSIDPDKALEKVKAYFSVMDASKQTYRRSRPDLLHKSVFLHKDVEQVQICLGTQGLPQEHRDIYAMHVLNNVIGGGTSSRLFQEIRENRGLAYSVYSFHSAFSDSGMFGLYAGTSPDFAEEVLEISLREMARIREEGICPEELRRTQEQIKGSLYLGLESVNSRMTRLGKSEICYNRFVSPEEVIDRVYAVTLDDVTKVARDLWTPEQCALAVVGAKPLAVELSEMLRKSGW from the coding sequence ATGGTTCACAAGACAGTGTTGCCGAACGGAGTTAGGGTTGTGATGGAGCCGATCTCCCATGTGCGTTCCGTGGCCTTGGGCATTTGGGTGGCTACCGGATCGAGAGACGAAGAGCCCGCCTTGACGGGCGTATCTCACTTTATCGAACACATGCTGTTTAAGGGTACAGATAAGCGAACAGCCAAGGACCTGGCGGAAGTGCTTGAAGCGGTCGGCGGTCAACTGAACGCTTTTACATCGAAGGAATACACCTGCTACCACGCCAAAGTCTTGGACGATCATTTCGATCTGGCCCTCGACGTCCTAGCCGATATGTTTTTTCATTCTCGCTTTGAATGGGAAGACATCGAACGGGAACGCCGTGTGATCCTAGAAGAGATCAAGATGTATGAGGACTCTCCTGACGAGTTGGTCCATGACCTGTTGGCAGATGCCATGTGGCCGTTCAGCCCTCTGGGGCGCTCCATCTTGGGAACGGTTGAATCGATTCAGGCGATGCAGCGGGAGGGCCTGCTCAGCCACTTCCAGTCGGAGTACTCAGCTGACCGGACTGTCATCGCCATCGCCGGGTCTATCGACCCGGATAAGGCGCTGGAGAAGGTAAAGGCTTATTTTTCCGTTATGGACGCGTCCAAGCAAACCTACCGGCGATCCCGGCCCGATCTGCTGCATAAGAGCGTTTTCCTGCACAAGGATGTGGAACAGGTCCAGATCTGCCTGGGTACCCAGGGCCTGCCCCAGGAGCACCGCGACATCTACGCCATGCACGTCCTGAATAACGTCATCGGCGGCGGCACCTCGTCCCGGCTGTTTCAGGAGATCCGGGAGAACCGCGGCCTGGCCTACTCCGTGTATTCCTTTCATTCGGCCTTTTCCGACTCGGGTATGTTCGGCCTCTATGCCGGAACAAGCCCTGACTTCGCCGAAGAGGTTTTGGAAATCTCCCTGCGTGAAATGGCGCGCATCCGGGAAGAGGGGATCTGTCCCGAAGAATTGAGAAGGACCCAGGAGCAGATCAAAGGGAGCCTCTACCTCGGTTTGGAGAGTGTCAACTCCCGGATGACGCGCCTCGGCAAGTCGGAGATCTGCTACAACCGCTTCGTCTCTCCGGAAGAGGTGATCGATCGGGTCTATGCGGTCACCCTCGACGATGTGACAAAGGTGGCCCGCGATCTCTGGACACCAGAGCAATGCGCTCTTGCTGTCGTCGGCGCCAAGCCGCTGGCGGTAGAACTGTCCGAGATGCTGCGAAAATCGGGTTGGTAA
- a CDS encoding polysaccharide deacetylase family protein: MRTLFISWAFLRVLLTLTVVCLLLAGMTQYVIMLNRDVSEATSRGEVEGVVRRGPLVNKVALTINVDWGQELIPALLDSLSRHQAKATFFFTGRFADKFPEYVRKVHEAGHEVGNHGYSHPHPAQIGDAANRQEIRRTHAALEKLTGYAPRWFAPPYGEHDQRLVKIAKEEGYRLILWTVDSADWLKPSPQDWLKRVTAGIGPGALVLMHPTPSTAQALPSLLEYIKEKGWTAVTMTELMAPAQ; the protein is encoded by the coding sequence ATGCGCACCCTCTTCATCTCATGGGCGTTCTTGCGGGTGCTCCTGACCCTGACTGTGGTCTGCCTGCTGCTGGCCGGCATGACCCAATATGTGATCATGCTGAATCGCGACGTTTCCGAGGCGACGAGTCGAGGCGAGGTCGAGGGTGTTGTGCGGCGAGGACCGCTGGTGAACAAGGTGGCATTGACGATCAATGTAGACTGGGGCCAGGAACTCATCCCGGCGCTGCTCGATTCCCTTTCCCGCCATCAGGCCAAGGCCACTTTTTTCTTTACGGGCCGATTCGCCGACAAGTTCCCCGAATATGTGAGGAAAGTCCACGAGGCTGGCCATGAGGTGGGCAATCACGGCTACTCTCACCCCCATCCTGCACAGATCGGTGATGCCGCCAACCGCCAAGAGATCCGGCGGACCCACGCCGCGCTGGAAAAATTGACCGGCTACGCGCCCAGGTGGTTCGCTCCTCCCTATGGAGAACATGACCAGCGGCTGGTGAAAATTGCCAAGGAGGAGGGCTATAGGCTTATTTTGTGGACCGTCGATTCGGCCGACTGGCTCAAGCCATCGCCCCAGGACTGGTTGAAGCGCGTCACGGCGGGAATCGGGCCGGGCGCCCTTGTGCTGATGCATCCAACCCCGTCGACAGCCCAGGCGTTGCCGTCGCTGCTCGAGTATATTAAGGAAAAAGGTTGGACGGCAGTCACTATGACCGAATTGATGGCGCCAGCCCAATAA
- a CDS encoding D-alanyl-D-alanine carboxypeptidase family protein, with the protein MAFTRGTSRIAGKTLALFLCLSPFLLLGGPALCSASPQVTADAAVLMDAETGRILFERQAHQPRPPASTTKIVTALLGFEFGDLEDEVIISQKAGSTGEASINLFPGERVALGDLLTGALVRSGNDACVAIAEHIAGSEEFFTLWMTAKSRIIGGRSSQFFNTNGLPHKHHWSSAYDLAVVTREAMRRPEFAATVRSRRATLKNRQGWPKEIKNTNALLWSYPFADGVKTGTTRAAGACLVASATKNNRQLIAVVLHSDDRFGDSLRLFEYGFNQLR; encoded by the coding sequence TTGGCCTTTACAAGGGGAACCAGTCGAATCGCGGGAAAGACGCTGGCGCTGTTTTTGTGCCTGTCTCCGTTCCTCCTCCTAGGCGGACCGGCTCTATGCAGCGCCAGTCCCCAGGTGACGGCCGACGCCGCAGTACTCATGGATGCTGAGACGGGAAGGATTCTCTTTGAGCGGCAGGCGCATCAGCCACGGCCTCCGGCTTCGACAACCAAGATCGTGACGGCCTTGCTGGGATTTGAGTTCGGAGACCTGGAAGACGAGGTCATCATCAGCCAAAAGGCCGGGAGCACCGGGGAGGCCAGCATTAACCTCTTTCCCGGTGAGCGGGTCGCCCTGGGCGATCTGCTCACTGGCGCGCTGGTGCGGTCTGGGAATGACGCCTGCGTGGCCATTGCCGAACACATCGCCGGCAGCGAGGAGTTTTTTACCCTGTGGATGACGGCCAAATCGCGCATCATAGGCGGACGATCGAGCCAGTTTTTTAACACCAACGGATTGCCCCACAAGCACCACTGGTCGAGCGCCTATGATCTGGCTGTGGTGACCCGTGAAGCGATGCGGCGTCCTGAGTTTGCCGCTACCGTCAGAAGCCGCCGTGCGACGTTGAAAAACCGGCAAGGTTGGCCGAAGGAGATCAAGAACACGAACGCCCTGCTCTGGTCCTATCCTTTTGCCGACGGTGTAAAAACGGGTACGACACGGGCGGCCGGCGCCTGCCTGGTCGCCTCAGCTACAAAGAACAACCGCCAGTTGATCGCCGTCGTGCTGCATTCGGACGATCGTTTCGGCGACAGCCTGCGTCTCTTTGAATACGGCTTTAACCAGTTGAGGTGA
- a CDS encoding aspartate-semialdehyde dehydrogenase, translating into MKKYNVAIVGATGAVGQELLKVLAERNFPVGELRLLASARSAGKVISYQGQEYTIGLTDEKAFAGIDIALFAGGSASTEFAQAAVEAGAVVIDNSSAFRMHPEVPLVVPEVNPEDVDWHKGIIANPNCSTIIMAVALKPLHDAAGIERVVVSTYQAVSGAGKEGITELTEQTSQVLRGEPVKPNVFAHPIAFNLIPHIDVFQDGDYTKEEWKMIKETRKIMHEADMRITATTVRVPVYRSHSESINIEFKRKITAAEAKEVLANASGVIVIDDVQNKQYPMPLYTSDKDEVFVGRIREDLSIDKGLNLWVVADQIRKGAATNAVQIAETLIQRKRI; encoded by the coding sequence ATGAAAAAATACAATGTGGCCATTGTCGGAGCGACTGGCGCCGTCGGCCAGGAACTGTTAAAGGTGTTGGCTGAACGGAACTTCCCTGTCGGCGAGCTGCGGCTTTTGGCTAGCGCCCGATCGGCTGGGAAAGTCATCTCCTACCAAGGTCAGGAGTATACCATCGGCCTCACTGACGAGAAGGCCTTTGCGGGCATTGACATCGCTCTCTTTGCCGGTGGGTCGGCTTCGACTGAATTCGCCCAGGCGGCTGTCGAAGCCGGTGCTGTCGTTATCGACAATTCCTCGGCCTTCCGTATGCATCCTGAGGTTCCCCTCGTCGTTCCTGAGGTGAACCCGGAGGATGTAGACTGGCACAAGGGGATCATCGCCAACCCCAACTGCTCCACCATCATCATGGCTGTCGCCTTAAAGCCGCTCCATGACGCCGCCGGTATCGAGCGGGTCGTCGTCTCGACCTATCAAGCCGTGTCAGGTGCCGGCAAAGAAGGCATCACCGAACTGACCGAACAGACCAGCCAGGTCCTGCGCGGCGAACCGGTAAAACCGAATGTCTTTGCCCATCCCATCGCCTTTAACCTGATCCCCCATATCGATGTCTTTCAGGATGGGGATTACACCAAGGAAGAGTGGAAGATGATCAAGGAAACCCGGAAAATCATGCACGAAGCGGATATGCGGATCACCGCCACCACCGTCCGGGTTCCCGTCTACCGGAGTCATTCTGAATCGATCAACATTGAATTCAAGCGGAAAATCACTGCCGCTGAAGCGAAGGAAGTCCTCGCCAACGCATCAGGTGTCATCGTGATCGACGATGTGCAGAACAAGCAGTACCCGATGCCTCTTTACACCTCCGACAAGGATGAGGTCTTTGTGGGCCGGATCCGGGAGGACCTTTCCATCGACAAGGGCCTCAACCTCTGGGTGGTGGCCGATCAGATCCGGAAAGGCGCGGCGACCAACGCCGTTCAGATCGCTGAAACACTGATTCAACGAAAGCGGATCTAA
- the dapG gene encoding aspartate kinase, with amino-acid sequence MRIAVLKFGGTSVANETKRNHAVQRIREALEEGCRVVAVVSAMGRKPEPYATDTLLSLVQELDFNLPLREKDLLMACGEIISSVVMTASLLRAGIEATSLTGWQAGIITTEQFGDARIQRVEVERIRRELEQDRVAVIAGFQGASENGEIATLGRGGSDTTAVAVGAALGAEVVDIFTDVRGVYTADPRLVSDARILSCVSYQEVCQLAQEGAKVIHPRAVEIAMKNHQAVRVRSTEFHDKGTLICAPHHAGDEYCCDRLITGIAHMAPITQIKVNTSQWPDPALTGQTVFQALAEAGISVDFINVHPAAVIFTVPDEITAKATRVLEELGLCPEVRQGCAKVAVVGINMTGVPGVMAQIVVALNREKVPILQSADSYTTIWCLIPIKDLTVALNALHRQFCLS; translated from the coding sequence TTGAGGATTGCCGTCCTAAAATTTGGGGGAACCTCTGTTGCCAATGAAACGAAGCGAAATCATGCGGTGCAGCGGATCCGAGAAGCACTGGAGGAAGGCTGCCGGGTGGTTGCCGTCGTATCGGCCATGGGCCGTAAGCCGGAACCGTACGCCACAGACACGCTGCTTTCGTTGGTGCAGGAGCTCGACTTCAATCTTCCGCTCCGCGAAAAAGATCTGCTCATGGCCTGCGGAGAGATCATCTCATCGGTCGTCATGACCGCCAGCCTGTTGAGGGCAGGGATAGAGGCGACCAGTCTCACCGGTTGGCAGGCCGGCATCATCACGACGGAGCAATTCGGCGACGCCCGCATCCAGCGGGTCGAGGTCGAACGCATCCGCCGAGAACTGGAACAGGACCGGGTGGCTGTCATCGCTGGCTTTCAAGGGGCAAGCGAGAATGGTGAGATTGCCACTCTCGGCCGTGGGGGCAGCGATACGACAGCAGTGGCCGTCGGGGCGGCCCTGGGGGCCGAGGTTGTTGACATCTTTACGGACGTGAGAGGCGTCTATACGGCTGATCCCCGGCTGGTGAGCGACGCGCGCATCCTCTCCTGCGTCTCCTACCAGGAGGTCTGCCAACTGGCTCAGGAAGGGGCGAAAGTCATTCACCCTCGTGCCGTTGAGATCGCCATGAAGAATCACCAGGCTGTCCGCGTCCGCAGCACTGAATTTCACGACAAGGGAACCCTCATCTGCGCTCCCCATCACGCCGGCGACGAGTATTGTTGCGACCGCCTGATCACAGGCATCGCCCATATGGCCCCGATCACGCAGATCAAGGTGAATACGTCCCAGTGGCCCGATCCCGCCTTGACGGGGCAGACGGTCTTTCAAGCCCTGGCAGAAGCGGGGATCAGCGTCGATTTCATCAATGTTCACCCGGCAGCAGTTATTTTCACCGTTCCTGACGAGATCACGGCCAAAGCGACACGGGTGCTGGAAGAACTGGGTCTTTGCCCTGAAGTCCGCCAGGGTTGCGCTAAGGTGGCCGTCGTCGGCATTAATATGACCGGCGTCCCCGGCGTGATGGCTCAGATCGTCGTCGCTCTCAATCGGGAAAAGGTGCCGATTCTCCAGTCAGCTGATTCCTACACCACCATCTGGTGCCTCATCCCCATCAAGGATCTGACAGTGGCCTTGAACGCCCTCCATCGGCAGTTTTGCCTGTCATAA
- a CDS encoding dipicolinate synthase subunit B, with the protein MSLQGVRIGFAITGSHCTIADVLPVVTRLVAEGAVVTPIFSESVTQTDTRFGPSSKWKEEMERITGQKVLGTIVEAEPIGPQKLLDIIVIAPCTGNTLAKLANGITDTAVLMAAKAQLRNLCPVLLAISTNDGLSNNLKNIGVLMNMKNVYMVPFGQDNPMTKANSLVARMELIPEAIEAALQQRQLQPVLLANPS; encoded by the coding sequence ATGTCATTGCAAGGAGTTCGCATCGGTTTTGCTATCACCGGATCCCATTGCACCATCGCCGATGTGCTCCCCGTTGTAACCCGGCTGGTGGCTGAAGGGGCCGTTGTGACACCGATCTTTTCCGAATCAGTGACACAGACGGATACCCGCTTTGGCCCATCATCCAAATGGAAGGAAGAGATGGAGCGCATCACGGGGCAGAAGGTGCTCGGCACCATCGTCGAAGCGGAGCCGATCGGACCGCAAAAGTTGCTGGACATCATCGTCATCGCGCCATGCACCGGCAACACCCTGGCCAAACTGGCCAATGGGATCACCGATACGGCCGTGCTCATGGCGGCCAAGGCGCAGTTGCGCAATCTTTGTCCCGTGCTGCTCGCCATATCGACCAATGACGGCCTCAGCAACAACCTAAAAAACATCGGCGTGCTGATGAATATGAAAAACGTGTATATGGTGCCTTTCGGCCAAGATAACCCTATGACGAAAGCCAACTCGCTCGTCGCCCGGATGGAATTGATTCCGGAGGCGATTGAGGCGGCGCTGCAACAGCGGCAGCTACAGCCGGTCTTGCTCGCCAACCCGTCATAA
- a CDS encoding ribonuclease J, with amino-acid sequence MGAGDKVTIIPLGGLGEIGKNMTIIKVNQELLIIDCGIMFPEDEMLGIDVVIPDITYLLENRDAIRGIILTHGHEDHIGALPYMLKELKVPVYGTRLTLALAETYLKEQNMQTAAIFHTVKPREIIRVGAFRVEFIRVCHSIPDAVAVAIHTPAGVIVHTGDFKFDQTPVDSEATDYFRLAQLGESGVLALLSDSTNAEKPGFTPSEKAAYGKLEEVFRLSKGRIIVTTFASSLYRIQQTFQVAARYRRKVVVVGKSMQEVVQVARANGYLEIPPGTLCDEENWNIIPHDKLVLLTTGHLGEPMSALLRGPWTDARLSNYQPGDTVIISASPVAGSEKSVHRTIDGLCKLGADVYHEASGGHISGHASQEELKMMINLIRPKYFIPIQGEYRMLIRHARLAGDVGLSADNIFVLENGQVLELTPKKGSLAARVAAGRVLVDGLGVGDVGNIVLRDRRQLSQDGILIVVITISKESGQVVAGPDMVSRGFVYVREAEELMEEAKIKVRQALEKSGERRVTEWAAIKTNVRDVLSKFLYEKTRRRPMILPIIMEV; translated from the coding sequence ATGGGCGCGGGGGACAAAGTAACCATCATCCCCTTAGGCGGTTTAGGCGAGATCGGCAAAAATATGACCATCATCAAAGTCAATCAGGAACTGTTGATCATCGACTGCGGGATCATGTTTCCCGAAGACGAGATGCTCGGCATCGACGTGGTCATCCCCGACATCACCTACCTGCTTGAAAATCGCGATGCCATCCGTGGCATCATCTTGACCCACGGCCACGAGGACCACATCGGTGCGTTACCCTATATGCTTAAGGAATTGAAAGTGCCTGTCTACGGCACTCGGCTCACGCTGGCCTTGGCGGAAACCTATCTAAAAGAACAGAACATGCAGACGGCCGCCATCTTTCATACGGTCAAACCGAGGGAAATCATTCGTGTCGGTGCTTTTCGCGTCGAATTCATTCGTGTCTGCCACAGCATCCCTGACGCGGTCGCCGTGGCGATCCACACCCCTGCCGGCGTCATCGTCCATACGGGCGACTTCAAGTTTGACCAGACCCCAGTCGACAGTGAGGCCACCGACTACTTCCGCTTGGCCCAACTGGGCGAGTCAGGCGTGCTTGCCCTGCTCTCCGACTCTACCAATGCGGAAAAACCGGGGTTTACCCCTTCGGAAAAAGCCGCCTACGGTAAGTTGGAAGAGGTCTTTCGCTTGTCCAAGGGCCGGATCATCGTCACCACCTTTGCGTCGTCCCTCTATCGGATCCAGCAGACCTTTCAGGTGGCAGCCCGCTACCGCCGCAAGGTCGTCGTCGTCGGCAAATCGATGCAAGAGGTGGTTCAGGTGGCCCGCGCCAACGGCTATCTGGAAATTCCGCCAGGCACCCTTTGCGATGAAGAAAACTGGAACATTATCCCCCATGACAAATTGGTCCTACTGACAACCGGACACCTGGGTGAGCCCATGTCCGCTTTGCTGAGAGGCCCTTGGACTGACGCGCGCTTGAGCAACTACCAACCGGGCGACACGGTGATCATCTCAGCCAGTCCAGTGGCGGGCAGTGAAAAATCGGTCCACCGGACCATCGACGGACTGTGCAAGCTCGGCGCCGATGTCTACCATGAGGCGTCCGGCGGCCACATCTCCGGCCATGCCAGTCAGGAAGAACTGAAGATGATGATCAACCTCATCCGGCCGAAGTACTTCATCCCCATTCAGGGCGAGTACCGCATGCTGATCCGCCATGCGAGATTGGCCGGCGACGTGGGCCTGTCTGCGGACAACATCTTTGTGCTGGAAAACGGTCAGGTCCTTGAACTGACACCAAAAAAAGGCAGCCTGGCCGCTCGGGTGGCCGCCGGACGTGTCCTCGTTGACGGCCTCGGCGTGGGCGATGTAGGCAACATCGTGCTTCGCGATCGTCGCCAGTTGTCCCAAGACGGCATTCTGATCGTCGTCATCACCATCAGCAAGGAATCGGGACAGGTCGTCGCCGGACCGGACATGGTCTCTCGCGGCTTCGTCTATGTGCGCGAAGCGGAAGAATTGATGGAAGAGGCCAAGATCAAGGTGCGCCAAGCCTTAGAAAAGTCGGGCGAGCGCCGCGTCACCGAGTGGGCGGCCATTAAGACGAATGTCCGTGATGTATTGTCTAAGTTTTTATATGAAAAAACCCGTCGTCGCCCGATGATCCTGCCGATCATCATGGAAGTGTGA
- the dpsA gene encoding dipicolinate synthase subunit DpsA: MTTLQGIPLAVIGGDARDQILVRRLAERGATVDVVGLPVEEAERVRIVEDIPKAVAGKAAILLPMPGVDLEGRVYAPLHHQPLRLEAAHMALLAPGVPLFVGVARSILRQMALSRGLPLIEVAELDEVAILNSVPSAEGALQIAMEKLPITIHGSRSMVLGFGRLGLTLTRLLQAMGSRVTVVARDGGHRARAWEMGAAAEPLSALADLLAKTDIVFNTVPAPVLGERELAATNREALIVDLASAPGGTDFEAARRLGIQALLAPGLPGKVAPKTAGEILARVYPDLIARHVPHRDG, encoded by the coding sequence ATGACGACCCTTCAAGGAATCCCTTTGGCGGTGATAGGAGGGGACGCGCGGGATCAGATCCTCGTACGCCGCTTGGCTGAACGGGGCGCAACGGTCGATGTGGTCGGTTTGCCTGTGGAGGAAGCGGAACGGGTGCGGATCGTGGAAGACATCCCGAAGGCCGTAGCGGGGAAAGCGGCAATCCTTCTGCCCATGCCGGGCGTTGACCTTGAAGGACGCGTCTACGCGCCGCTCCATCATCAACCTCTTCGCTTGGAGGCGGCCCACATGGCCTTGCTGGCGCCCGGCGTTCCCCTCTTCGTTGGAGTGGCCCGGTCCATCCTGCGCCAGATGGCCCTGTCCCGCGGCCTCCCTCTGATTGAAGTGGCTGAACTGGACGAGGTGGCGATCCTGAACTCGGTGCCCTCCGCAGAGGGTGCCCTGCAGATCGCTATGGAGAAACTGCCGATCACGATCCACGGCAGTCGCAGCATGGTTCTCGGCTTCGGTCGGTTGGGCCTTACCCTGACCCGTCTTTTACAGGCTATGGGTTCACGGGTGACCGTCGTTGCCCGCGATGGAGGACACCGAGCCAGAGCATGGGAGATGGGCGCTGCCGCCGAGCCTTTATCGGCGCTGGCCGACCTTTTGGCGAAGACAGATATCGTCTTCAACACCGTCCCGGCTCCTGTGCTGGGTGAAAGGGAACTGGCAGCCACGAACCGTGAAGCCCTGATCGTCGACCTGGCCAGCGCGCCGGGAGGGACTGATTTCGAAGCGGCTCGCCGCTTGGGAATCCAAGCGCTGCTCGCCCCCGGTTTGCCGGGGAAGGTGGCGCCGAAGACAGCCGGAGAGATACTGGCCCGTGTCTATCCCGATCTGATCGCGCGGCATGTCCCTCACAGAGACGGGTAA